One segment of Hypanus sabinus isolate sHypSab1 unplaced genomic scaffold, sHypSab1.hap1 scaffold_671, whole genome shotgun sequence DNA contains the following:
- the LOC132389831 gene encoding NADH dehydrogenase [ubiquinone] flavoprotein 1, mitochondrial-like: MLSVTRLWSCFRPPLLSPLSASSAVRHLNPPPPPTTEAPAKTKYGPLKDEDRIFTNLYGRHDWRLKGALRRGDWYKTKEILLKGADWILGEVKTSGLRGLGGAGFPTVMRWGFMNKPSDGSLLLGTSVDSRRF, from the exons atgctgtcggTGACTCGGCTGTGGAGCTGCTTccgccctcccctcctctccccgttGTCCGCCTCCTCTGCGGTGCGCcacctcaaccccccccccccccccacaacag AGGCTCCTGCCAAGACCAAATACGGCCCGCTGAAGGATGAGGACCGTATCTTCACCAACCTGTATGGCAGGCACGACTGGAG GCTGAAGGGGGCGCTACGGCGGGGCGACTGGTACAAGACGAAGGAGATCCTGCTGAAGGGGGCGGACTGGATCCTCGGGGAGGTGAAGACGTCCGGGCTGAGGGGTCTGGGAGGGGCCGGGTTTCCGACCGTCATGAGGTGGGGCTTCATGAACAAGCCTTCAGATggcag TCTCTTACTCGGGACCTCAGTGGATTCACGTCGATTTTAA